A window of Polaribacter litorisediminis contains these coding sequences:
- a CDS encoding thioredoxin family protein: MKKIILTFIAFVFFSISIKAQEINWISLNKALELQKENPKKIMIDIYTNWCGPCKLLDKKTFKNKDVAAYVNEHYYAVKFNGEGNEAINYKDTNFGNPNYDASKANSRNSAHEFADYMGVNAYPTIAFLNETGDFIAPIRGFHNPQQLEFFLKLFVTNKHIELKTKETLGAYYKAFEPKFKG, encoded by the coding sequence ATGAAAAAAATAATTTTAACATTCATAGCTTTTGTTTTTTTTAGCATCAGCATAAAAGCACAAGAAATTAACTGGATTTCCTTAAACAAAGCATTGGAACTTCAGAAAGAAAATCCTAAAAAAATAATGATTGATATTTATACAAACTGGTGTGGACCTTGCAAATTATTAGACAAAAAAACATTTAAAAATAAGGATGTAGCGGCTTATGTAAATGAACATTATTATGCAGTTAAATTTAATGGAGAAGGCAATGAAGCAATAAATTATAAAGATACTAATTTTGGAAACCCTAATTACGACGCATCCAAAGCAAACAGCAGAAATAGTGCTCATGAGTTTGCAGATTATATGGGCGTAAATGCGTATCCAACCATTGCTTTTTTAAATGAAACGGGCGATTTTATAGCTCCAATAAGAGGCTTTCACAACCCACAACAATTAGAATTTTTTCTTAAATTATTTGTTACAAATAAACATATTGAACTAAAAACTAAAGAAACATTAGGTGCTTATTATAAAGCTTTTGAACCCAAGTTTAAAGGTTAA
- a CDS encoding peptide MFS transporter, with translation MSATTSKEFSLLNHKPALFVLFFTEMWERFSYYGMRAIFVLFLTASFSDGGWEWTRERAIGLLTIYTSSVYLTPLLGGIIADKLLGYQKAVALGAFAMTLGHASMAMETEFTLYMGITFLIIGNGLFKPNVTSIVSGLYDKYPERKDGAYTIFYMGVNAGGFLGVLLCGFLASNLSYSWGFGLAGIFMFLGTMQFWFGREIFENVGVTPNKKEVLAKTVDTLDTAEKEVSPNIQRDRYIVVGLLAFFTVFFWAAFEQASGSMNIFARDYTQRTLSGNAAFIFKIVDILVSTVPLLIISWVLIKLFRQTFKIISLSNSILGISFLSIWGLVIWKLSVIIPKDSAEIEASWFLILNSLFIIFLAPLFSKWWESKFNPSAAIKFGIGMILLGIGFGALAYGSSGIPQGAKTASVSLIWLVLAYLFHTMGELCVSPVGLSYVSKLVPPKKIGMMFGVWYLVNFLGNLIAGLVGSSIDAIVEEYSMSFFFLIFTVIPAGVGLIFLILNPLIKKLMHGIR, from the coding sequence ATGAGTGCAACAACATCAAAAGAATTTAGTTTATTAAACCATAAACCCGCATTATTTGTGCTGTTCTTTACCGAAATGTGGGAACGCTTTTCCTATTATGGAATGCGTGCCATTTTTGTGCTATTTTTAACCGCTTCTTTTTCTGATGGTGGCTGGGAATGGACTCGTGAAAGAGCCATCGGTTTATTAACAATTTACACAAGTTCGGTCTATTTAACACCTTTGCTTGGTGGTATTATTGCTGATAAATTACTCGGATACCAAAAAGCCGTGGCTTTAGGCGCATTTGCGATGACATTGGGGCATGCTTCCATGGCTATGGAAACAGAATTCACCTTGTATATGGGTATTACTTTTCTAATAATCGGAAACGGATTATTTAAACCTAATGTAACTTCTATCGTAAGTGGTTTGTATGACAAATACCCAGAACGCAAAGATGGGGCATATACTATTTTCTATATGGGTGTAAATGCCGGTGGTTTTTTAGGGGTATTACTTTGTGGTTTTTTGGCTAGTAACTTAAGTTATTCTTGGGGATTTGGGTTAGCGGGAATTTTTATGTTTTTAGGAACTATGCAATTTTGGTTTGGTAGAGAAATCTTTGAAAACGTTGGCGTCACTCCTAATAAAAAAGAAGTTCTAGCAAAAACAGTCGATACTTTAGATACTGCGGAAAAAGAAGTTTCACCAAACATTCAAAGAGATCGTTATATTGTTGTAGGTCTTTTAGCTTTTTTTACCGTTTTCTTTTGGGCTGCTTTTGAACAAGCTAGTGGTTCTATGAATATTTTTGCAAGAGATTATACACAAAGAACATTGTCTGGAAATGCTGCTTTTATTTTTAAAATAGTAGATATTCTAGTATCTACAGTGCCTTTGCTAATTATTTCTTGGGTTTTAATAAAATTATTCCGTCAGACTTTTAAGATCATATCTTTATCAAATAGTATTTTAGGAATCAGTTTTTTAAGTATTTGGGGATTGGTCATCTGGAAACTTTCTGTAATTATCCCTAAAGATTCCGCAGAAATTGAAGCGTCTTGGTTTTTAATATTAAACTCACTTTTTATCATCTTTTTAGCACCTTTATTTTCTAAATGGTGGGAAAGCAAATTCAATCCTTCGGCTGCTATAAAATTCGGAATTGGAATGATTCTATTAGGGATTGGTTTTGGCGCTTTGGCGTATGGTTCTAGCGGAATTCCACAAGGAGCAAAAACTGCTTCGGTAAGTTTAATTTGGTTGGTTTTAGCCTATTTATTCCACACTATGGGAGAGTTATGTGTATCTCCTGTTGGCTTATCTTATGTTTCTAAATTGGTTCCTCCTAAAAAAATAGGAATGATGTTTGGAGTTTGGTATTTAGTAAACTTTCTCGGCAATCTAATAGCTGGTTTGGTAGGTAGCTCTATTGATGCCATAGTAGAAGAATACTCCATGTCTTTCTTCTTTTTAATTTTTACGGTAATTCCGGCAGGAGTTGGTCTTATTTTTTTGATTTTAAATCCTTTGATCAAAAAATTAATGCATGGCATTCGATAA
- a CDS encoding peptide MFS transporter — MLDKGVTTTAEDPQLFGHPKGLFYLFFAELWERFSFYGMRALLTLYMVNEIFKAIAERDAATAVVYASYGSLVYASTVIGGQISDKILGMRSSIFLGGILMAIGHFVLAIENDLAFFLALALIVVGNGFFKPNISTFVGALYKEGDVRKDSGFTIFYMGINIGGFVAPLLCGWLAAEYGWHYGFGLAGIGMMAGLIFFWSGIKKNVFGDKGMPPNQEIYEKKIIGIPQKTLIPIISVLFVPVIAYLLSSWQANYVSGIFKFIGIAVLAYLGYIMYSLEAVARKKLIMAVLITFFMTLFWGFHELSGSVITLFASRNVALEGIMSASQTNALNSMFIIILAIPISLLWGYLSKNKLNPRTPYKFGLGLLLAGASFYILSISGASADENGMVPFAYLLVMYFIISVGELFMSPVGLSKITDLSPKNIVAFMMGVWFLSSAFAFQIVGFISKQLAVESTDANVGGMDTLAVYTDGFHLIALYAIGAGVIVLVFSPLMKKLMGTVH; from the coding sequence ATGTTAGACAAAGGAGTTACAACAACTGCAGAAGACCCACAACTATTTGGACACCCAAAAGGGTTATTTTATTTATTCTTTGCAGAATTATGGGAGCGTTTTAGTTTCTATGGAATGAGAGCGCTGTTAACGCTTTACATGGTTAATGAAATATTTAAAGCTATTGCAGAACGTGATGCAGCAACTGCTGTAGTATATGCCTCGTATGGTTCTTTAGTATATGCTTCTACTGTGATAGGGGGGCAAATTTCTGATAAAATATTAGGAATGCGTAGTTCGATATTTTTAGGAGGAATTTTAATGGCTATTGGTCATTTTGTTTTAGCCATTGAAAATGATCTTGCTTTCTTTCTAGCACTAGCGCTCATTGTTGTGGGTAATGGTTTTTTTAAACCTAATATATCCACTTTTGTGGGTGCCTTGTATAAAGAAGGAGATGTTAGAAAAGATTCTGGTTTTACCATTTTCTATATGGGAATTAATATCGGTGGCTTTGTTGCACCTCTTTTATGCGGATGGTTGGCAGCAGAATATGGTTGGCACTATGGTTTTGGTTTAGCCGGAATAGGAATGATGGCTGGTTTAATTTTCTTTTGGAGTGGTATTAAGAAAAATGTCTTTGGTGATAAAGGAATGCCCCCAAACCAAGAAATCTATGAGAAGAAAATAATCGGAATTCCGCAAAAAACATTAATTCCTATTATTTCTGTATTATTTGTTCCTGTAATTGCTTATTTGCTTTCTTCATGGCAGGCAAATTACGTAAGTGGTATTTTTAAATTTATTGGCATCGCGGTTCTAGCCTATTTAGGCTATATAATGTATAGTTTAGAGGCTGTGGCTCGTAAAAAGTTGATTATGGCCGTATTAATTACATTTTTTATGACCTTATTTTGGGGTTTTCATGAATTATCAGGAAGTGTTATTACTTTATTCGCCTCTAGAAATGTTGCTTTAGAAGGAATTATGTCAGCCAGTCAAACAAATGCTTTAAACTCGATGTTTATTATAATTTTGGCCATCCCAATTTCTTTACTTTGGGGATATTTGTCTAAAAATAAATTAAATCCAAGAACTCCATATAAATTTGGTTTAGGACTTCTTTTAGCGGGTGCAAGTTTCTATATACTGTCTATTAGTGGCGCTAGTGCTGACGAAAACGGAATGGTTCCATTTGCTTATTTATTAGTAATGTACTTTATCATTTCCGTTGGTGAACTATTCATGTCTCCGGTTGGTTTATCAAAAATAACCGATCTGTCGCCAAAAAATATAGTTGCTTTTATGATGGGTGTTTGGTTTTTATCTTCTGCATTTGCTTTTCAAATTGTAGGCTTTATCTCTAAACAATTAGCTGTTGAAAGTACAGACGCAAACGTAGGCGGCATGGATACGTTGGCCGTGTATACAGATGGCTTTCATTTAATAGCGTTATATGCCATAGGAGCCGGAGTCATCGTGTTAGTATTCTCTCCACTCATGAAAAAATTAATGGGCACCGTTCATTAA
- a CDS encoding S9 family peptidase codes for MKNKIILATIFLFTIGQEITAQTLNNTTSKTKEITLEKIWNGTFSPERMNALNSMNGDFYSLLNRDQKTGATTVDKYSYATLEKVATIVNSENLQDLNSFSSYSFNNDETKIILGTDFKKIYRRSFSGTFYAFDIASKQLTLIGKDIQEPIFSPDNKKVAFAKENNIYIKDFSGNTTTQITKDGKINHIINGITDWVYEEEFGFVRAFEWSKDSKYLAFLRFDETDVPTFSMDIVGNQLYPKQQVFKYPKAGEKNADVTLHMYHVASNTSQKITLGDYEYIPRIQWSNNDTVLVATTLNRHQNDLKLHKVNALKSNASLLLNETTKAYIDITDNLTFLADNSFIWTSEKDGFNHIYHYDFNGEIINQITKGNWEVTNYYGFNEKKKTIYYQSVENGSINRGVYAINLKGKNKKLLSNKDGQNSAAFSKNLNYFINTFSSSEIPPIYSLYSAKGKMLKVIKDNTNLKEELSTYKMSPKEFSTININGNDLNMWMLKPLDFDENKKYPMFMFQYSGPGSQQVGNKWNASNDYWHNMLAQKGIIVVCIDGRGTGLKGADFKKVTQKELGKYEVEDQIAAAKKLAERPYVDKNNIGIWGWSYGGFMSTNCLLKGSDIFSTAIAVAPVTSWRFYDSVYTERYMQTPQENASGYDDNSPINYADKLEGNYLLVHGTGDDNVHVQNSYRMINALIEANKQFDMFIVPDRTHGIYKGKNTRLNLYTKMTNFIEEHLINTSK; via the coding sequence ATGAAAAACAAGATCATTCTTGCAACCATATTTCTTTTTACCATTGGTCAAGAAATTACTGCCCAAACATTGAATAACACAACTTCCAAAACCAAAGAAATTACTCTTGAAAAAATTTGGAATGGCACTTTTTCTCCGGAAAGAATGAATGCTTTAAATTCTATGAATGGCGATTTCTATTCGCTTTTAAATAGAGATCAAAAAACTGGAGCTACCACAGTAGATAAATACAGTTATGCCACCCTAGAAAAAGTTGCAACGATTGTAAATAGTGAAAATTTACAAGATTTAAACTCATTTTCGTCTTACAGCTTTAACAATGATGAAACTAAAATTATTTTAGGAACTGATTTTAAGAAAATTTATAGACGTTCTTTTAGCGGTACATTTTATGCCTTTGACATTGCCTCGAAACAGCTTACTTTAATAGGAAAAGACATTCAAGAACCTATATTCTCACCAGACAATAAAAAAGTTGCATTCGCAAAAGAAAATAACATTTACATCAAAGATTTTTCTGGCAATACAACTACACAAATTACAAAAGATGGAAAAATAAATCATATTATAAACGGAATTACAGATTGGGTTTATGAAGAAGAATTTGGTTTTGTACGCGCTTTTGAGTGGAGCAAAGACAGTAAATATTTAGCCTTCTTACGTTTTGACGAAACGGATGTACCCACTTTTTCTATGGATATTGTTGGCAATCAACTATACCCTAAGCAGCAGGTGTTCAAATATCCAAAAGCTGGCGAAAAAAATGCTGATGTTACCCTTCACATGTATCATGTAGCTTCTAATACGAGTCAAAAGATAACTTTAGGCGATTATGAGTACATTCCTAGAATACAATGGTCTAACAATGATACTGTTTTAGTGGCAACTACCCTAAATCGTCATCAAAACGATCTAAAATTACACAAAGTAAATGCATTAAAAAGCAACGCATCTTTATTATTAAACGAAACAACAAAAGCCTATATAGATATTACCGATAATCTTACCTTTTTAGCGGATAATTCCTTTATTTGGACCAGCGAAAAGGATGGTTTTAATCATATTTATCATTATGATTTTAATGGAGAGATCATTAATCAAATTACAAAAGGAAATTGGGAAGTAACCAACTATTATGGTTTTAACGAAAAAAAGAAAACTATTTACTATCAATCTGTAGAAAATGGTTCTATCAACCGAGGTGTTTATGCCATCAATTTAAAAGGTAAAAATAAAAAGTTATTAAGCAACAAAGACGGTCAAAATAGTGCTGCTTTCAGCAAAAATCTTAACTACTTTATCAACACATTTTCTTCATCAGAAATTCCGCCAATTTATTCTTTATACTCGGCAAAAGGTAAAATGTTAAAAGTTATAAAAGATAATACGAACTTAAAAGAAGAATTATCAACGTATAAAATGAGTCCTAAAGAGTTTTCTACCATCAACATCAATGGGAACGATTTAAATATGTGGATGCTAAAACCTCTTGATTTTGATGAAAATAAAAAATACCCCATGTTTATGTTTCAATATTCAGGTCCAGGATCGCAACAAGTTGGTAACAAATGGAATGCCTCTAATGATTACTGGCACAATATGTTAGCTCAAAAGGGCATCATTGTGGTATGTATTGACGGACGTGGAACTGGATTAAAAGGTGCCGATTTTAAGAAAGTCACACAAAAAGAATTAGGTAAATATGAAGTAGAAGATCAAATTGCCGCAGCAAAAAAATTAGCAGAACGTCCTTATGTCGACAAAAATAATATTGGTATTTGGGGTTGGTCTTATGGCGGTTTTATGAGTACTAATTGCCTTTTAAAAGGAAGTGATATTTTTAGCACTGCCATTGCTGTAGCCCCTGTTACTTCTTGGCGTTTTTACGATTCTGTTTACACAGAGCGGTATATGCAAACCCCTCAAGAAAATGCAAGTGGTTATGATGATAATTCGCCTATAAATTATGCTGATAAATTAGAAGGGAACTACTTATTGGTCCATGGAACTGGTGATGATAATGTGCATGTACAAAATAGTTACAGAATGATTAATGCTTTAATTGAAGCCAACAAACAGTTTGACATGTTTATTGTACCAGATCGTACACACGGTATTTACAAAGGAAAAAATACACGCTTAAATCTATATACCAAAATGACTAATTTTATAGAAGAGCATTTAATTAATACATCAAAATAA
- a CDS encoding prohibitin family protein translates to MKNLSLAAILGMFLLSSCAVVRPGEVGIKQTLGKLSSEVQTQGTVLYNPLISKVLKESTKTSNIKLVLSLPSKEGLSVNSEISILYRLEGNKVANILQNLGQNYESVITSVFRSAASDVCAKFYAKDMHSGMRANIESEILKKMKSNIENQADGIDLIAVLMKRIQLPRGLASSIERKLQAEQDAMRLKFVLDQEKLEAERKIINAKGERDAQLIIAEGLTPGILKLKAIEAFRELARSANAKTIITDGKTPLIIGADDVKTNNEEEKK, encoded by the coding sequence ATGAAAAATTTAAGTTTAGCAGCAATTTTAGGAATGTTTTTACTTTCTAGTTGTGCAGTTGTAAGACCCGGTGAGGTAGGAATTAAACAAACTTTAGGAAAGTTATCTAGCGAAGTTCAAACGCAAGGAACTGTCCTTTACAATCCTCTAATAAGTAAAGTTTTAAAAGAATCTACAAAAACAAGTAATATAAAACTAGTCCTTAGTTTACCAAGTAAGGAAGGTTTAAGTGTAAATTCTGAAATATCTATTCTATACAGATTAGAAGGCAATAAAGTGGCTAATATTTTGCAGAACTTAGGTCAGAATTATGAATCTGTAATTACTAGTGTTTTTAGATCTGCGGCTTCCGATGTTTGTGCCAAGTTTTATGCAAAAGACATGCATTCTGGTATGAGAGCAAATATTGAGAGTGAAATCTTAAAAAAGATGAAAAGTAATATTGAAAATCAAGCGGATGGTATCGATTTAATTGCTGTTTTAATGAAAAGAATTCAATTACCAAGAGGTTTAGCAAGTTCTATAGAAAGAAAATTACAAGCTGAACAAGATGCAATGCGATTAAAGTTCGTTTTAGACCAAGAGAAATTAGAGGCAGAAAGAAAAATTATTAATGCAAAAGGAGAAAGAGATGCGCAACTAATTATTGCAGAAGGCTTAACTCCAGGAATTTTAAAATTAAAGGCAATTGAAGCATTTAGAGAATTGGCTAGATCTGCGAATGCAAAAACAATTATTACAGACGGAAAAACTCCACTAATAATTGGTGCAGATGATGTAAAAACCAATAACGAAGAAGAAAAGAAATAA
- the tnpA gene encoding IS200/IS605 family transposase: protein MPFIKVYIHIVWSTKNRFAFLETKELRQKVWNHMKQNAIKKGIFMDYVNGYSDHCHCLVSLGSNQTIEKVVQLIKGESSFWINQQKLTKVKFQWQSEYFAVSVSESMVDKVRNYIKNQENHHSKKTFGEEYEEFISKYNFEKLDG, encoded by the coding sequence ATGCCATTTATAAAAGTCTACATACATATAGTTTGGAGTACAAAAAATAGATTTGCATTTTTGGAAACAAAGGAGCTTAGGCAAAAAGTTTGGAATCACATGAAACAGAATGCTATTAAAAAAGGAATTTTTATGGATTATGTAAATGGATATTCAGATCATTGCCATTGTTTGGTTTCTTTGGGATCTAATCAAACTATAGAAAAGGTAGTGCAATTGATTAAAGGAGAATCATCTTTTTGGATTAATCAACAGAAATTAACAAAAGTAAAATTTCAATGGCAATCAGAATATTTTGCGGTTTCAGTTTCAGAATCTATGGTTGATAAAGTTCGGAATTATATTAAGAATCAAGAAAATCATCATAGTAAAAAGACTTTTGGAGAAGAATACGAAGAGTTTATTTCTAAATATAATTTTGAAAAGCTTGATGGATAA
- a CDS encoding GYDIA family GHMP kinase, whose product MKNYYSNGKLLLTGEYLVLDGAKSLAIPTKFGQDLIVENIQEPQLIWGSFTDTGECWFEAVFDLPKLRLVNCSFNSDKEGSAEMIGETLLEILMEAKNLNPNFLTTKNGFLVKTRLTFPRNWGLGSSSTLINSIASWAKIDAFKLLWNSFKGSGYDIACAQNDVPIFYQIKNQKPMMKQVEFNPNFKENLFFVFLNQKQDSKEGIAKFRESNQNFSKEIARISEISDEFVNSKSIINFNQLILEHEQIISSIIKLKPVKEKLFSDYTLGEIKSLGAWGGDFVMVTGNQETPEYFKKKGFETVLKYSEIIL is encoded by the coding sequence TTGAAAAACTATTATTCAAACGGAAAATTATTATTAACAGGAGAATATCTTGTTTTAGATGGCGCAAAATCTTTGGCTATCCCAACAAAATTTGGACAAGATTTAATTGTTGAAAACATACAAGAACCACAACTAATTTGGGGAAGTTTTACAGATACAGGAGAATGTTGGTTTGAGGCTGTTTTTGATTTGCCAAAATTACGCTTGGTAAATTGTTCTTTCAATTCTGATAAAGAAGGAAGTGCAGAAATGATTGGAGAAACATTGTTAGAGATTTTGATGGAAGCTAAAAATTTAAACCCTAATTTTTTAACTACTAAAAATGGGTTTTTAGTAAAAACAAGATTAACATTTCCAAGGAATTGGGGCTTAGGAAGTTCATCAACTTTAATAAATTCTATAGCCTCTTGGGCAAAAATAGATGCGTTTAAATTACTTTGGAACTCCTTTAAAGGAAGTGGTTATGATATTGCTTGCGCACAAAATGATGTGCCAATTTTTTATCAAATAAAAAATCAAAAACCTATGATGAAGCAAGTTGAGTTTAATCCGAATTTTAAGGAGAATTTATTTTTTGTGTTTCTGAATCAAAAGCAAGATTCTAAAGAAGGCATTGCGAAATTTAGAGAAAGCAATCAAAATTTTTCGAAGGAAATAGCAAGAATATCAGAAATATCAGACGAGTTTGTAAACTCAAAATCAATCATAAATTTTAATCAGTTGATTCTTGAACACGAACAAATTATTAGTTCGATCATCAAATTAAAACCAGTGAAAGAAAAATTATTTTCTGATTATACTTTAGGCGAAATAAAAAGTCTCGGAGCTTGGGGAGGTGATTTCGTAATGGTCACTGGAAACCAAGAAACACCAGAATATTTTAAAAAGAAAGGATTTGAAACCGTTTTAAAATATTCAGAAATAATTTTATAA
- a CDS encoding NAD(P)/FAD-dependent oxidoreductase codes for MTKIIIIGGGAAGYFTAINAKEKNQDLEVIILEKGKDVLQKVKISGGGRCNVTHACFEPKELVKFYPRGEKELLGPFHQFMTGDTFEWFDDRGVPLKIESDNRVFPEANTSQAIIDCFQNAVNTLGIKVLTNCGVNSIYQQENKWVINTKEQVFEADKVVVAAGSSKRVWELCETLDHSIIEPVPSLFTFNINDKRLVDLLGISVPNATVKITNTKLEASGPLLITHWGLSGPAVLKLSAFGARILAEKKYQYNVEVNWLSRSTDKVLNVLLNLKKKEPRKTVILKSPFTEISKRLWERFVLFSDISKTQNWADLNNVQLEKLANQLTKGVYNANGRTTFKEEFVTAGGVDLKEINFKNFESKKHKNLFFVGEVLNIDAVTGGFNFQNAWTGGYICAKALAE; via the coding sequence ATGACTAAAATAATTATAATAGGAGGAGGAGCAGCAGGATATTTTACAGCAATAAACGCAAAAGAAAAGAACCAAGATTTGGAGGTTATAATTCTTGAAAAAGGCAAAGATGTTTTGCAAAAAGTAAAGATTTCTGGAGGTGGTCGGTGTAATGTTACACATGCTTGTTTTGAGCCTAAAGAATTGGTGAAATTTTATCCTAGAGGAGAAAAGGAATTGTTAGGACCTTTTCATCAGTTTATGACTGGTGATACTTTTGAGTGGTTTGATGATCGAGGAGTTCCGTTAAAAATTGAAAGTGATAATCGTGTTTTTCCAGAGGCAAACACAAGTCAAGCTATTATAGATTGCTTCCAAAATGCTGTTAATACTTTAGGAATAAAAGTGTTAACAAACTGTGGTGTGAATTCCATTTATCAACAAGAAAATAAATGGGTTATCAACACAAAAGAACAGGTTTTTGAAGCTGATAAAGTTGTGGTTGCTGCCGGCAGCTCTAAAAGAGTTTGGGAATTATGCGAGACGCTAGATCATTCAATAATTGAACCAGTTCCTTCATTATTTACCTTTAATATAAATGACAAACGATTGGTAGATTTGTTAGGGATTTCTGTGCCAAATGCAACCGTTAAGATTACAAATACAAAACTAGAAGCGTCAGGACCGTTGTTAATTACTCATTGGGGACTGAGCGGACCTGCAGTGTTAAAATTGTCGGCTTTTGGAGCAAGAATTTTAGCAGAAAAGAAATATCAATATAATGTAGAGGTAAATTGGTTATCAAGATCTACAGATAAGGTATTGAATGTTTTACTGAATTTAAAAAAGAAAGAACCTCGAAAAACAGTGATTTTAAAATCACCTTTTACGGAAATTTCAAAGCGTTTGTGGGAACGGTTTGTGTTGTTTTCAGATATTTCTAAAACTCAAAATTGGGCGGATTTGAATAATGTTCAATTAGAAAAATTGGCAAATCAACTCACTAAAGGAGTATACAATGCCAACGGAAGAACTACTTTTAAAGAAGAGTTTGTAACGGCTGGAGGCGTTGATTTAAAGGAAATTAACTTTAAAAATTTTGAAAGTAAAAAACATAAAAATCTCTTTTTTGTGGGTGAAGTGTTAAATATTGATGCGGTAACTGGCGGATTTAATTTTCAGAATGCATGGACAGGTGGTTATATTTGTGCGAAAGCTTTGGCAGAATAA
- a CDS encoding thioredoxin family protein, whose translation MALTESNEFKIGTKALDFNLVNAIDDTLYSLDQLKGEKGTVMMFICNHCPFVIHVNDELVKMANEYQQKGINFIAISSNEIENYPQDAPKFMKEVATKLNYPFPYLFDETQEVAKNYDAACTPDFYVFDANLKSVYHGQLDDSRPGNGKLVTGIDLRKSLDNLLNNNPVLENQKPSVGCGIKWKK comes from the coding sequence ATGGCATTAACAGAGTCAAACGAATTTAAAATAGGCACAAAAGCACTCGATTTTAATTTAGTAAATGCAATTGACGATACATTATATTCTTTAGATCAATTAAAGGGAGAAAAAGGAACGGTTATGATGTTTATTTGTAATCATTGTCCGTTTGTAATTCATGTAAATGATGAATTAGTAAAAATGGCCAATGAGTATCAGCAAAAAGGGATCAATTTTATTGCAATAAGTTCTAATGAGATTGAAAATTATCCGCAGGATGCACCAAAATTTATGAAAGAAGTTGCGACAAAATTAAACTATCCTTTTCCTTATTTGTTTGATGAAACACAAGAAGTAGCTAAAAATTATGATGCGGCTTGTACTCCAGATTTTTATGTTTTTGATGCCAATTTAAAATCCGTTTATCACGGACAACTAGATGATTCTAGACCTGGAAACGGAAAACTAGTCACAGGAATCGATTTGCGAAAATCTTTGGATAATTTATTAAATAATAATCCTGTATTAGAAAATCAAAAGCCAAGTGTTGGTTGCGGTATTAAGTGGAAAAAATAG
- a CDS encoding thiamine diphosphokinase, whose product MKDKKVFLLLNGEPPTELPDVSKYDIICATDGAYHFLEENNIIPNFVCGDLDSSQEILKNIEVIHTPNQNFTDFDKALQILFDKGYISIDVFGASGKEQDHFLGNLHSAIQWKNKLELTFFDNHSSYFLADKSTEITNCKDQIISLVPFPNAINIFTKGLEYELNKESLTFGERIGTRNKATKNQINITFERGNLFIFIQHKT is encoded by the coding sequence ATGAAAGACAAAAAAGTTTTCTTATTACTCAACGGAGAACCTCCAACAGAACTTCCAGATGTTTCGAAATACGATATTATTTGCGCAACAGATGGCGCCTATCACTTTTTAGAGGAAAATAATATTATTCCAAATTTTGTTTGTGGTGATTTAGATTCCTCACAAGAAATTCTAAAAAATATTGAAGTGATTCATACACCAAATCAAAATTTTACAGATTTTGACAAAGCTTTACAAATTCTCTTTGACAAAGGCTACATCAGTATTGATGTTTTTGGAGCAAGCGGAAAAGAACAAGATCATTTTTTAGGTAATTTACATTCCGCAATTCAATGGAAAAACAAATTAGAACTCACCTTTTTTGACAACCATAGTTCTTATTTTTTGGCTGATAAAAGCACAGAAATTACAAATTGTAAAGATCAGATTATTTCTTTAGTGCCGTTCCCAAATGCCATAAATATTTTCACAAAAGGATTAGAATATGAATTAAACAAAGAAAGTTTAACCTTTGGAGAAAGAATTGGAACAAGAAATAAAGCGACAAAAAACCAAATAAACATTACTTTTGAACGTGGAAATTTATTTATTTTCATCCAACATAAAACATAA
- a CDS encoding MotA/TolQ/ExbB proton channel family protein: MNFILEGGPLFMVPLLILLIVIVILFVKGLKDNLEKTHKLINALALFSFVFGVLGFVIGLLGALEIISADSGKISSEMMAGGLKVSLLSPTFGMVIFLLGKLFSMILIGIKK; encoded by the coding sequence ATGAATTTTATTTTAGAAGGTGGACCCCTATTTATGGTTCCGTTATTAATCTTATTAATTGTTATTGTAATTTTATTTGTAAAAGGCTTAAAAGACAATTTAGAAAAAACACACAAACTCATAAACGCATTAGCTTTATTTTCTTTTGTGTTTGGAGTTTTAGGTTTTGTAATCGGTCTTTTAGGAGCGTTAGAAATCATTTCTGCCGATAGTGGAAAAATTTCTTCAGAAATGATGGCTGGCGGACTTAAGGTGAGTCTTCTATCTCCAACTTTTGGAATGGTGATTTTTCTTTTAGGAAAACTTTTCAGTATGATATTAATCGGGATAAAAAAATAG